The DNA region GCCGGCCCACGCCTGGCTCGCGAACAACCTTGCCTGGCTGCCGTTCTTCGACGGCCAGCCCTCCGGAAACGGTCGTACGCTGTTCACCGCCTCGATCGTGCTGGCCGTGATGATCCTGCCGATCATCACCTCGATCTGCCGCGAGGTCTTCGCGCAGACGCCGCGACTGCACGAGGAGGCGGCCCTGGCGCTCGGCGCCACCCGCTGGGAGATGGTCCGCTACGCGGTCTTCCCCTACGCCCGCTCCGGCATGGTCTCCGCCGTCATGCTCGGCCTCGGCCGGGCACTGGGCGAGACCATGGCGATCGCGATGATCGCGTCGCCGAAGGTCGTCATCTCGCTGTTCATCGTCGGCACCCAGAACCCGCAGACCATCGCGGCGCACATCGCCCAGGGCTACAAGGAGAGCACGCCCGACCGGCTGTCGGTGCTGATCGCGACCGGCCTCGTGCTGTTCGCGTTCACCTTCCTGGTCAACGCCTTCGCCCGCTGGATCGTCGCCCGAGGGAGGGCCAAGTGAGCAACGTCGAGATCTCGAACGAAGAGACGAAGCTGTCCCACGCCACGCTCCCGCGCGGCGCCCAGTGGCTGGTCGGCATCGCCGCGATCGCCCTCGGCGGCCTGGCCCTGGTGCTCGGCGTGAGCATCGTCGGTGCCGTGGTCATCGGCCTGCTCGGGTTCCTCATCGGCTACCCGCTCTGGGCGCTGCTGGTCGAGAACAAGCGCTCGGCGACCGACAAGCTCATCACCGGGCTGGTGTGGACCGCTTTCGGGGTCGCGGTCATCCCGCTGATCTGGCTGGTCTACATGGTCGTCGCCCGCGGCGCCGCCACCATCAACCCGGAGTTCCTCACCTACTCGATGCGCTCGGTCACCGGCGACGAGCAGGGCGGTCTCTACCACGCGCTGACGGGCACCCTGATCGTCACCGGCATCGCCGCGCTGATCTCGATCCCGATCGGCATCATGACCGCGATCTACCTGATCGAGTACGGCAAGGGCAACCGCCTCGCCAAGGCGATCACCTTCCTGGTCGACGTCATGACCGGCATCCCGTCGATCGTCGCGGGTCTGTTCGCGTTCGCGCTCTTCACCCTGATCGTCGGGCCGGGCACGCGCTTCGGCTTCGGCGGCGGTGTCGCGCTCTCGCTGCTGATGATCCCGACGGTCGTCCGTTCCACCGAGGAGATGCTCAAGCTGGTCCCCGACGACCTGCGGGAGGCTGCGTACGCGCTCGGGGTGCCGAAGTGGCGCACCATCACCCGGATGGTGCTCCCCACCGCCATCGGCGGCATCGTCACCGGTGTCGTGCTCGCGATCTCGCGCGTGATCGGCGAGACCGCTCCTCTGCTGGTCGCCTCGGGCTTCAACCCGAACATGAACACCAGCGCTTTCGACGACAGCCCGATGATGACCGTGCCAGTCTTCATCTACACCCAGCTGTCCGAGGCCACGCACAAGGGCGTCGAGTACGCCTGGGGTGGAGCACTGGTGCTCTTCATCCTCGTCATGGTCCTCAACCTCATCGCCCGTATCGTCGGCACGATCTTCGCCCCCAAGACCGGGCGCTAGGAGAAACACATGTCCATTCAAGTCAAGGACGCCAGCATCTTCTACGGCGACTTCAAGGCCGTCGAGGACGTCTCCATGTCCATCAAGCCGAAGTCGGTGACGGCCTTCATCGGGCCGTCCGGCTGCGGCAAGTCGACCTTCCTGCGCACCCTCAACCGGATGCACGAGGTCATCCCCGGTGCGTACGTCGAGGGCAAGATCCAGATCGCCGGCCAGGACATCTACGGTCCGAACGTCGACCCGGTGGCGGTTCGTCGCAAGGTCGGCATGGTCTTCCAGCGGCCGAACCCGTTCCCGACGATGTCGATCTACGACAACGTGCTCGCCGGCAACAAGCTGAACTCCAAGCGGATCAAGAAGGCCGAGGCCGACTCGATCGTGGAGAAGGCGCTGCGCGGCGCCAACCTGTGGAACGAGGTCAAGGATCGTCTCGGTAAGCCCGGCATGGGCCTCTCCGGTGGTCAGCAGCAGCGGCTCTGCATCGCCCGCGCGATCGCGGTCCAGCCCGAGGTGCTGCTCATGGACGAGCCGTGCTCGGCCCTCGACCCGATCTCGACCGCGGCGATCGAGGACCTCATCCACGAGCTGAAGTCCGACTACACGATCGTGATCGTCACCCACAACATGCAGCAGGCCGCCCGTGTCTCCGACGACACCGGCTTCTTCAACCTGAAGGCCGCCGGCCAGCCGGGTCACCTGGTGGAGTTCAACCCCACCAAGCAGATGTTCACCAACCCGGACAACCCGGACACCGAGGCGTACATCTCGGGTCGGTTCGGCTGATCTGGGGCTGAGCACAGAACTGCCGAGTCGGCGCATCCGACCCCTCTCGCTCGCTTCGCTTCGCGAGGCACGGGGTCAGATGCGCCGACTCGGCGTGATTTTGGGTCGGATGCGCCGACTCGGCGCGTTGTCGTCTACGGCAGCTGGAAGACGAAGTGGCAGATCAGGTAGGTCAGCGCCGCGACACCGCCGGCGGCCGGGAAGGTGAAGATCCAGGCAGCGACGATGGACTTCGCGATACCCCAGCGGACCGCGGAGAACCGCTTGGTCGCGCCGACACCCATGATCGCCGAGGTGATCGTGTGGGTGGTCGAGATCGGGGCCTCCCAGACGTACGCCGTCGTGTAGAGCACCGAGGCGGCGACCGACTCGGCGGCGAAGCCGCGGGAGGGGTCGAGGTGGATGATGCGACGGCCGAGGGTGCGCATGATGCGCCAGCCGCCGGACATGGTGCCGAGCGAGATGGCGGTGGCGGCCGCGGCGATCACCCAGAACGGGAGGTCGTCGCCCTCGGAGAGGAAGCCGCCGGTGACCAGGGCGAGGAAGATGACGCCCATCGTCTTCTGGGCGTCCTGGAGACCGTGACCGAGCGCCATCGCGGCGGCCGAGATGGTCTGGGCGATCCGGAAGCCCTTCTGCGCCTTGTGCTGGTTGGCACGGCGGAAGATCCACATGATCGCGAGCATCACGCCGAAGCCGAGGCCGAAGGCGACGAACGGCGAGACGAACATCGGGATGACGACCTTCTCCAGGACCGTCCACCAGTTGACGAACGCGCCGGCGGCGATCGCCGAGCCGGCCAGACCGCCGATGAGCGCGTGCGACGAGGACGAGGGCAGCCCGAAGTACCAGGTGATCATGTTCCAGGCGATGGCGCCGAGCAGGCCGGCCATCACGACTGTCAGACCATGGGCACCCGATGGTGGCGTGATGGTGTCGGAGACGGTGTGGGCGACCTTCTGGCCCAGGAAGGCGCCGACGAAGTTCATCACCGCCGCGAGCAGGAGGGCGATGCGCGGTGTGAGCGCTCGCGTGGACACGGAGGTCGCGATGGCGTTGG from Nocardioides luteus includes:
- the pstC gene encoding phosphate ABC transporter permease subunit PstC, which gives rise to MTVAADPGADPGVDPKSELSGRGSVGDVVFRGLAVTAASLILVALAAVFIFLGIEGIPGFNVDEQHYAGQGSFLGLVVPLLFATMYAAVLALIIAVPFSVAIALFISHYAPRRIAVPVAYVIDLLAAVPSVVFGLWGAVALGPYLVPAHAWLANNLAWLPFFDGQPSGNGRTLFTASIVLAVMILPIITSICREVFAQTPRLHEEAALALGATRWEMVRYAVFPYARSGMVSAVMLGLGRALGETMAIAMIASPKVVISLFIVGTQNPQTIAAHIAQGYKESTPDRLSVLIATGLVLFAFTFLVNAFARWIVARGRAK
- the pstA gene encoding phosphate ABC transporter permease PstA, whose translation is MSNVEISNEETKLSHATLPRGAQWLVGIAAIALGGLALVLGVSIVGAVVIGLLGFLIGYPLWALLVENKRSATDKLITGLVWTAFGVAVIPLIWLVYMVVARGAATINPEFLTYSMRSVTGDEQGGLYHALTGTLIVTGIAALISIPIGIMTAIYLIEYGKGNRLAKAITFLVDVMTGIPSIVAGLFAFALFTLIVGPGTRFGFGGGVALSLLMIPTVVRSTEEMLKLVPDDLREAAYALGVPKWRTITRMVLPTAIGGIVTGVVLAISRVIGETAPLLVASGFNPNMNTSAFDDSPMMTVPVFIYTQLSEATHKGVEYAWGGALVLFILVMVLNLIARIVGTIFAPKTGR
- the pstB gene encoding phosphate ABC transporter ATP-binding protein PstB, yielding MSIQVKDASIFYGDFKAVEDVSMSIKPKSVTAFIGPSGCGKSTFLRTLNRMHEVIPGAYVEGKIQIAGQDIYGPNVDPVAVRRKVGMVFQRPNPFPTMSIYDNVLAGNKLNSKRIKKAEADSIVEKALRGANLWNEVKDRLGKPGMGLSGGQQQRLCIARAIAVQPEVLLMDEPCSALDPISTAAIEDLIHELKSDYTIVIVTHNMQQAARVSDDTGFFNLKAAGQPGHLVEFNPTKQMFTNPDNPDTEAYISGRFG
- a CDS encoding inorganic phosphate transporter, whose amino-acid sequence is MELAIVIAVVVVALVFDYTNGFHDAANAIATSVSTRALTPRIALLLAAVMNFVGAFLGQKVAHTVSDTITPPSGAHGLTVVMAGLLGAIAWNMITWYFGLPSSSSHALIGGLAGSAIAAGAFVNWWTVLEKVVIPMFVSPFVAFGLGFGVMLAIMWIFRRANQHKAQKGFRIAQTISAAAMALGHGLQDAQKTMGVIFLALVTGGFLSEGDDLPFWVIAAAATAISLGTMSGGWRIMRTLGRRIIHLDPSRGFAAESVAASVLYTTAYVWEAPISTTHTITSAIMGVGATKRFSAVRWGIAKSIVAAWIFTFPAAGGVAALTYLICHFVFQLP